TTCTACACCAGTCGCGGAATTAACTGAAATCAATAATTCCATGCATATGATGCAACGAGCATTACGCATGCCGATGAATGAGTTATCCACCTTACTTAGTTCTCTACAGGATGAGGTGCGTCGAATTCGTTTGATTCCGGTGGACGCACAATTACGTTACTTGCCGCGAGTGGTGCGTGATTTAGCTCATGGATTAAAAAAACAAGTTAATTTTGACATTATCAACAATGATGTCAAAATTGATAAAATGATTCTTGATGGTTTAAAAGATCCTATAGTGCATTTGTTGCGTAATGCCATTGATCACGGGATTGAACGCTCTGAGGTGCGCCAAGCCGCAGGCAAATCAGTGCAGGGAAACATTCTCATTGAGGTGCGACAGGAAGATCACCAAATTATTTTTGAAATCTCAGATGATGGTGCTGGGATTAATCCGGAAGTGCTCATTCAATCTGCATTGAAAAAAAATATTATTACTGCGGCTGAGCTTGAGGGGATGAGCCAAGAGGATGTTCTTGATTTAATCTTTCGACCTGGCTTCTCTACACGAGATGTTGCTACCGATATTTCAGGGCGTGGGGTGGGCTTAGATGTAGTTCGTTCTAATTTAGTGCAATTAAAAGGACAAGTCAGTGTGGTAAGCCAATTTGGCAAAGGAACTCATTTTATTCTACAAGTACCAATTACTTTGGCCACTGAGCGTGGATTGATTATTTCCTGTAGTGATCAATTATTTGTTCTTATCACTCGTGCGGTGGACAGCGTATTTTTGTTAAAACGACAAGATATTATTGAGGTGGAAGGGAGCCCAACGGTGCTTGTCAATCAGCAACCGATTTTGCTATGCTCATTATCTAAGGTATTGCATCTTAATGAAAAAATACAAGAAAAAGAACATTTGTCTGTGGTTGTGATCCATAAGGAGCAGGAACGCATTGCTTTACTTGTTGATGAAATTATTGGGGAACGAGAAATTGTCTTGAAGCCACTTCAAGAACCTTTAACCAATATACCTTGTGTGACTGGCGCTACTTTATCCGGAAGCAACCAAATTAATTTTGTCTTAAACTCAGCGGAACTCATTAAAAAAGCACTGTTTTAATTTTACTAGTGAACTATTGCCTATGATAAGAGTTTTAATTGTCGATGACTCACCGACGGAAGTTGCCTTAATCCAGCATATTATTGAGTCTACACACGATATGGTTGTGGTTGGCGTTGCCAAGAATGGCAAAGAGGCAATAGAATTAACTGCCAAATTAAAGCCAGATCTGATTACCATGGACATTCAAATGCCGGTTATCGATGGGCTTGAGGCTACGCGTATCATTATGGCACATCATCCAACTCCTATTGTTGTGATTAGCTCAACAGTAAGCGATGAGTCGATTAATGCTACCTTTCATATCCTTGAAGCTGGGGCATTAACTGCGTTAGCAAAGCCAGTGAATATATTTTCTCCTTCGTTTAAAGAACGTAGTGTTTATATTATTGATACATTACGTAGCCTTTCAGAAATACGCGTTACTAAAAAACCATTGAAAGCATCGTTAACTGATGAAAAAAGAAAAATAACCGCGCACGAGCATAAAGCTAAAACCGGACAGTATGAAATAATCGCTATTGGTGCTTCGGTGGGTGGCCCTATGGCATTAAAGAATATTTTATCTCATCTCACTCCTGATTTTCCTTTACCCATTGTTGTTGTTCAACATATGAGTAATGGATTTATCCGCGGCTTTGTCCAATGGCTAGAACAAAATGTAAGTATTAAAGTGAAGGTTCCAACAAACGGCGAATTATTAGAGAGAGGAACTGTTTACATTGCACCAGATAAAAAAAATTTACAAATCGAACGAGAGTATGACCGATTGACCAGTAAGCTTGTTGATGGTGATTCTAGTGATGCTTTTTGTCCCTCAATTACTGCTTTATTGCAATCGGTGGCCAAAGTTTCAGGTAAAAAAGCGATTGGAATACTTTTAACTGGCATGAGTGATGATGGGGCTGAAGGCTTATTGGCATTAAAACAAGCTCATGGCCATACTTTAATTCAGGATTCAGGAAGTGCTGTAGTTTTTGGAATGGGTGCTGTTGCTCAGTCAATAGATGCTGTGGATCAGGTCATTGAATTAGACAGCATTGCAAGTTATTTAACTACGATTTGTATCTAAGGCTGTGTGACGTTATGGACAAAGAAAATGTGTTGGTTTTAATTGTAGACGATAGCGCTACGATGCGTTTGCTTACTAGTAATGCATTAACTAAAACAGGGTTTACTGTTGTGCAGGCGGAAAATGGTGAGCAAGCCTTGTCCATCCTAAATACAACAAAACCGGATGCGATTTTATTAGATGTGGAAATGCCGGGCCTAAATGGTTTTGAAGTATGTGCGCAAATACGCAAGCTAGAAGATCATCAGTACACACCAATTATGATGGTCACAGGATTGGAGGATTATGAATCCATTAATAAAGCATTTGAGGCGGGTGCAACAGATTTCACTACGAAACCGTTGAATGCAAACTTAATTGGTTATCGTGTACGTTATATGGTCCGTACCAGTTTGTATTTTCAGGAACTGCAGATTGCTGAGAAAAAAGTGCATGCTCTTAATGATGAACTCATCAGTAAGCTCATGGAAATTCAACAAAATGCAACTGCTGTGGCTCGTTTTGTTCCCCAGAATTTCTTGAAAATGCTCAATCGAAAAAATATAGCAGACATAAGAGTAGGTGATTGTGTAGAAAAGGTTATGACTGTTTTATTTATGGATATTAAATCGTTTACGACCCTCTCTGAACAGTTAACCGCAGTTGAAATTTTTAATCTGGTCAATACGTTAATGAGTTACATGGATCCCGTTATTGTTAAGCATTCAGGTTTCATTGATAAATACATTGGCGATGCCATTATGGCTTTATTTGATGACGCGGATGATGCCTTACATGCTGCATTGGATATGTTGAATGCATTAAATACCTTTAATATTCAGCGGAGCAGGAATAACTTGCCTCCTGTTAATGTGGGAATAGGGCTGAATACGGGTCCATTAATCGTAGGAACCGTTGGTTTTGAAGCACGGATGGATTGCAGTGTGATTAGCGATGCAGTCAATATTGCTTCACGCGTTGAGTCTTTAACTCGAGATTTTAATATTGAACTATTAATTAGTGGACAAACCTACCAACAACTTAAGTTTCGCCAGAATTACCATTTACGTTCATTAGGATTAACTTCAGTTAAAGGTAAGAGCTTACCCATAGCTATTTATGAAGTATTTAATAACAATAGCCCTGCAGAAATAAAGCTGAAAGAGGATGGTGCTTCTATTTTTGCTAGTGCTTTAAAATACTATGAGGAAAAGCAGTATCAAAATGCAGCAAATTTTTTCGAGCAGATACTCGCAAGAAATTCCAATGATTCTTCTGCACATTATTTTTTACATCAGTGCCAATTGAAGTTGCAGTAACCACTACTAACGGGAATCTTTTTTTCTCTTGAGCCGATTTGAGGCATGTTATTTATTAAACATTTATCTTATAATTATTGTACAGATTGATTTGTTTTGTGTCTCAGGTCTTTGAGAGGTTGCATCATGAGTTATTTAGGCCAAGATTTATTAATAGAAAATTTAAATCGAGAATTTAAGAAATTACGCTTTCCTGCTCAATTTCATTTTAATGAGGGAGGTGTGTGTAACGGTTTAGCTATGGTGTATGCTCAATATGTTTTGCAAGGACCTGAAAAAGAAGCCGAATTTTTTAAGGTACTTCAA
Above is a genomic segment from Legionella lytica containing:
- the cheB gene encoding chemotaxis-specific protein-glutamate methyltransferase CheB encodes the protein MIRVLIVDDSPTEVALIQHIIESTHDMVVVGVAKNGKEAIELTAKLKPDLITMDIQMPVIDGLEATRIIMAHHPTPIVVISSTVSDESINATFHILEAGALTALAKPVNIFSPSFKERSVYIIDTLRSLSEIRVTKKPLKASLTDEKRKITAHEHKAKTGQYEIIAIGASVGGPMALKNILSHLTPDFPLPIVVVQHMSNGFIRGFVQWLEQNVSIKVKVPTNGELLERGTVYIAPDKKNLQIEREYDRLTSKLVDGDSSDAFCPSITALLQSVAKVSGKKAIGILLTGMSDDGAEGLLALKQAHGHTLIQDSGSAVVFGMGAVAQSIDAVDQVIELDSIASYLTTICI
- a CDS encoding response regulator; this translates as MDKENVLVLIVDDSATMRLLTSNALTKTGFTVVQAENGEQALSILNTTKPDAILLDVEMPGLNGFEVCAQIRKLEDHQYTPIMMVTGLEDYESINKAFEAGATDFTTKPLNANLIGYRVRYMVRTSLYFQELQIAEKKVHALNDELISKLMEIQQNATAVARFVPQNFLKMLNRKNIADIRVGDCVEKVMTVLFMDIKSFTTLSEQLTAVEIFNLVNTLMSYMDPVIVKHSGFIDKYIGDAIMALFDDADDALHAALDMLNALNTFNIQRSRNNLPPVNVGIGLNTGPLIVGTVGFEARMDCSVISDAVNIASRVESLTRDFNIELLISGQTYQQLKFRQNYHLRSLGLTSVKGKSLPIAIYEVFNNNSPAEIKLKEDGASIFASALKYYEEKQYQNAANFFEQILARNSNDSSAHYFLHQCQLKLQ